The following nucleotide sequence is from Lysobacter panacisoli.
CGCCGCGCTCGGTCAGCGTGGACACCATCACCACCGGCATCGGCCGCAGGCGCATAAGGTTGCGCAGGAAGGTCAGGCCGTCCATGCGCGGCATCTCGACGTCGAGGGTCAGCACGTCGGGATTGAGCTGCTTGATCTTGTCGCGGGCGATGTACGGATCGGCGGCGGCGCCGACGACCTCGATGCCGGGGTCCTCTTCCAGCAGCTGCGTCATCAGCTGGCGCACCAGCGCCGAATCGTCCACCACCAGGACCTTGATGCGATGCTGCCTGGCGATCTTCGGTAACGCGTTCATCAGAACAGTTCCACGCTGCCGCTCGCCGGCTCTTTCGCCAGGCGTCCGTAGTAGGCGCGCTCGGCGTCGACGATGACGTCGTTGCGCGCCGACGGCAGGCGCTTCACCAGCGTGCGTCCGGTCTGGGCGAAGAAGCACACCTTGCGCGGGTGGATATCGCCCAGGTCCTGCGCGACGACCGGGATGCGTTCGGCCGCGAGGTAGTCGAGCACGAAGCAGGCGTTGCGCGTGCCGATCGGATCGCTGTAGAAGCCGCTGAGAACGTTGCCGCCGCCGAATACCTTGGCCTGCAGGCGCGAGCGTCGAGCGCCGCGCTTGAGCAGATCGTTGATCAGCAGTTCCATCGCGTGCGCGCCGTAGCGCGAGGACACCGCCTCGGCGTCGCCGCCGGGCAGCATGAAGTGGTTCATGCCGCCGACCGCGAGCAACGGGTCGTACAGGCACGCGGCGACGCACGAGCCGAGCAGCGTGACCAGCGCGATCGGCCGATCGGTGACGCGGTAGTCGGCCGGCAGCAGCTTGATCGCCTCGGTCTGCAGCACCGGGTCGTAGTAACTGCCGGGCTCGACGGGTGGTCTGGCGAGGGAAGTGGCGGCGGTCATCGGCGCAGTCCTGCGGCGGGGCGGTAGGTCGTTCGGCCGCAGGGAGTGATCAGGTCATGGGCATGACCGAAGCTTTCCGAGTGTCCGGCGAAGAGGAGGCCGTCGGGTGCGATCAGCGGTGCGATCCGCTGCAGCACCTGGTACTGCGTGGCCTTGTCGAAATAGATCATCACGTTGCGGCAGAACACCGCATCGAACCCGCCGCGCAGGCCGTAGTCGTCGGCCAGCAGGTTGAGCGGGCGGAACTCGATCAGCGCCTGAAGTTCCGGCTTGACCCGGCACAGGCCGTTGTTGGCGCCGCTGCCGCGCTGGAAGAACTGGCGCCGCCGCTGCAGCGACAGGGTGTTGATGCGTTCCACCGGATACACCCCGCGCGCGCCGGTCTGCAGCACGTTGGTGTCGATGTCGGTGGCGAGGATGCGTACCGGCGGCGTCATCGTGCCGTACGCCTCGCAGGCGGTGATCGCGAGCGAATAGGGCTCCTCGCCGGTCGAGGCGGCGTTGCACCAGATCGTCTGCGGCTTCGCACCGCGCGAACGCAGGTGGCTGGCGAGGATGTCGAAGTGGTGCGATTCGCGGAAGAACGACGTGAGGTTGGTCGTGAGCGCGTTGACGAAACCCTGCAGCTCTTCGTCGGGCTCGGCCTCGACGAGGTCGAGGTAATCGCCGAAGCGGTCCATGCCCAATGCCCGCACGCGTCGCGCCAGGCGGCTGTAGACCATGTCGCGCTTGTGCGGGTGCAGGTGGATGCCGGCACGGTCGCGGATCATGCGGCAGACGCGGCGGAAGTCGCGTTCGTCGAAGGTGAATTCGCGTTCGTCTTGGCTGCGCGAGGGACGCATGGGGGGCTCGGAAGTATCGCGTTCGTAGCCCGGGCAAGCGAAGCGCACCCGGGGCGTTTGCATCGTTGGAACCGGGCGGTGAAGAACCCGGGTGCGGCCACCGGCCTTACCCGGGCTACATGTGTTGCGGTTGCGCCAGCTCCCTCCCCTGCGTGCAGGGGAGGGGATCACGTCGTTACTTTCAGAACTCCTGCCAATCCGGCTCGGCGCTGTTGGCGGCGGCGGTCGCGCGGACCTTGCGCGTCGTCGCGGCCTTGGCGACCGGTGCGGCCGGCTTGGCCTTGCCCGGCTTGCCGGCGGCCATTTCGACCACCGTCGCCTGCGTGCGCGTGGACTGCGCGGCGTGGGCGAGACGGAACACCGCGACCGTGTGCACCAGCTGTTCGGACTGCTGTTCCAGGCTGCGCGCGGCGGCCGATGCCTGCTCGACGAGTGCGGCGTTCTGCTGCGTGCCCTCGTCCATCTGGGTGATGGCGTTGTTGACCTGCTCGATGCCCGAGCTCTGTTCCTGCGACGCCGCGGAGATGTCGGCGATGATGTCGGTG
It contains:
- a CDS encoding CheR family methyltransferase, with protein sequence MRPSRSQDEREFTFDERDFRRVCRMIRDRAGIHLHPHKRDMVYSRLARRVRALGMDRFGDYLDLVEAEPDEELQGFVNALTTNLTSFFRESHHFDILASHLRSRGAKPQTIWCNAASTGEEPYSLAITACEAYGTMTPPVRILATDIDTNVLQTGARGVYPVERINTLSLQRRRQFFQRGSGANNGLCRVKPELQALIEFRPLNLLADDYGLRGGFDAVFCRNVMIYFDKATQYQVLQRIAPLIAPDGLLFAGHSESFGHAHDLITPCGRTTYRPAAGLRR
- the cheD gene encoding chemoreceptor glutamine deamidase CheD → MTAATSLARPPVEPGSYYDPVLQTEAIKLLPADYRVTDRPIALVTLLGSCVAACLYDPLLAVGGMNHFMLPGGDAEAVSSRYGAHAMELLINDLLKRGARRSRLQAKVFGGGNVLSGFYSDPIGTRNACFVLDYLAAERIPVVAQDLGDIHPRKVCFFAQTGRTLVKRLPSARNDVIVDAERAYYGRLAKEPASGSVELF